The Haloferax sp. Atlit-12N genome window below encodes:
- a CDS encoding DUF5806 family protein — translation MTDESDEFETGASDAEETARPDADARAEADEAAADAEMADASAETAETTGAEPTDSEAADAADEDATGSETDSVDSEAATAGADSDAEDAEAAEDAVPEDVQKYARFKKVDGAQYDRVNDFLRQRTYVTAREWAIARLCADFRTETGVEMTKIGNNLPELVPFMTDTYTPQAVNQARSAFRDKVRKSGATFLYGAMSGFFTAEELDEMMYEVTEIAKFLLEVEGVDLSVEEELEAEERISSVMREVREASTELRQEELSDEE, via the coding sequence ATGACAGACGAGTCCGACGAGTTCGAGACGGGCGCGAGCGACGCCGAGGAGACGGCTCGCCCCGACGCGGACGCGCGAGCGGAGGCGGACGAAGCGGCGGCAGACGCGGAGATGGCAGACGCGTCGGCCGAAACTGCGGAGACGACGGGTGCGGAACCGACGGACTCGGAGGCCGCCGACGCGGCCGACGAGGACGCGACCGGCTCAGAGACCGACTCAGTTGATTCCGAGGCCGCCACTGCCGGAGCAGATTCGGACGCTGAAGACGCTGAGGCCGCCGAAGACGCCGTTCCGGAGGACGTACAGAAGTACGCCCGGTTCAAGAAAGTCGACGGCGCGCAGTACGACCGCGTCAACGACTTCCTCCGCCAGCGGACCTACGTGACGGCTCGCGAGTGGGCCATCGCGCGACTCTGCGCCGACTTCCGGACCGAGACGGGCGTCGAGATGACGAAAATCGGGAACAACCTCCCCGAACTCGTCCCCTTCATGACCGACACCTACACCCCGCAGGCGGTCAATCAGGCCCGCTCGGCGTTCCGCGACAAGGTCCGGAAGTCGGGCGCGACGTTCCTCTACGGCGCGATGTCCGGGTTCTTCACCGCCGAGGAACTCGACGAGATGATGTACGAGGTGACGGAAATCGCCAAGTTCCTGCTCGAAGTCGAGGGCGTGGACCTCTCGGTCGAAGAGGAACTGGAGGCCGAAGAGCGCATTTCGAGCGTCATGCGCGAGGTCCGCGAGGCGAGCACGGAACTGCGACAAGAAGAGCTGTCGGACGAGGAGTGA
- a CDS encoding universal stress protein, with protein sequence MKVLLGIGGSDDSIRALETTVERTANVGDDLTVAIVDNPAGERSREDIETRVTELLDERGVDAPVRLLDGDPGSALVDLAENEGFDQLVLGGGETSPMGKIQIGNIAEFVLLNSHVTVTLVR encoded by the coding sequence ATGAAGGTACTGCTCGGAATCGGTGGCAGCGACGATTCCATCCGAGCGCTCGAAACGACGGTCGAACGGACGGCCAACGTGGGCGACGACCTCACGGTCGCCATCGTCGACAACCCGGCCGGCGAGCGCTCGCGCGAGGACATCGAAACGCGGGTGACGGAACTGCTCGACGAGCGCGGTGTCGACGCGCCCGTCCGTCTGCTCGACGGCGACCCGGGGAGCGCCCTCGTGGACCTCGCCGAGAACGAGGGGTTCGACCAACTGGTGCTCGGCGGCGGGGAGACGAGCCCGATGGGGAAGATACAGATCGGCAACATCGCGGAGTTCGTCCTCTTGAACTCCCACGTGACCGTCACTCTAGTACGATGA
- a CDS encoding GNAT family N-acetyltransferase translates to MSNRTFSDAVADPYDAPPLSFTDREDRTIEVRAYDGSDEEMEALVEMYDAFDPSDRAQGIPPGREDRIRDWLENILDEDCLNVIAWDGDEVAGHATLVPDGDAYELAIFVHQTYQRAGIGTRLIKALLGHGRVSGVEKVWLTVERWNRAAVGLYQTVGFETSDAESFELEMTIRLAEPPDEEGG, encoded by the coding sequence ATGAGCAACCGAACGTTCTCCGACGCCGTCGCCGACCCCTACGACGCGCCGCCGCTGTCGTTCACCGACAGGGAAGACCGCACCATCGAGGTGCGCGCGTACGACGGCTCCGACGAAGAGATGGAGGCGCTCGTCGAGATGTACGACGCGTTCGACCCCTCGGACCGCGCGCAGGGCATCCCGCCGGGGCGCGAGGACCGCATCCGCGACTGGCTGGAGAACATCCTCGACGAGGACTGCCTGAACGTCATCGCGTGGGACGGCGACGAGGTGGCCGGCCACGCGACGCTCGTCCCCGACGGCGACGCCTACGAACTCGCCATCTTCGTCCACCAGACGTACCAGCGCGCCGGTATCGGTACGCGGCTCATCAAGGCGCTCCTCGGCCACGGCCGGGTGTCCGGCGTCGAGAAGGTGTGGCTCACGGTCGAGCGCTGGAACCGCGCGGCGGTCGGCCTCTACCAGACCGTCGGCTTCGAGACGAGCGACGCCGAGAGCTTCGAACTGGAGATGACCATCCGGCTCGCCGAACCTCCGGACGAGGAGGGCGGTTGA
- a CDS encoding universal stress protein, producing the protein MSSRPLSIDLVLVPVDQSEEATRAAEYAAAVAAEYDATVHAVHVLGEDVVRAIEQGVVDEDAVAEDSKAVTDTVSALADDVDVPVTTSVAYGFSRTSKLRHPGSVVLDTAEELNADFIVVPREPVSGDPGEVLAKAAEYVLLYASQPVLSV; encoded by the coding sequence ATGTCATCGCGCCCGCTCTCTATCGACCTCGTCCTCGTGCCGGTCGACCAAAGCGAGGAGGCGACGCGCGCGGCGGAGTACGCCGCCGCCGTCGCGGCCGAGTACGACGCCACGGTCCACGCCGTCCACGTCCTCGGCGAGGACGTCGTCCGTGCCATAGAGCAGGGCGTCGTCGACGAGGACGCCGTCGCCGAGGACAGCAAGGCCGTCACCGACACGGTCTCGGCCCTCGCCGACGACGTCGACGTTCCCGTCACCACCTCGGTCGCCTACGGCTTCTCGCGGACGAGCAAGCTCCGCCACCCCGGGAGCGTCGTCCTCGACACCGCAGAAGAGCTGAACGCGGACTTCATCGTCGTGCCCCGAGAACCTGTCTCGGGTGACCCCGGCGAAGTGCTCGCCAAGGCCGCCGAGTACGTCCTTCTGTACGCCAGCCAGCCCGTCCTCTCGGTCTGA
- a CDS encoding universal stress protein — protein sequence MFDTIVIATDGSASVRRAVSVAVDLAERFDASVHALYVIDAGDVETAPDRLRDEMRDALTERGEEALAEVEAATDREVTVAVREGRPAAEISNYAREVDADAVAMGTRGRHGENRFLIGSVAERVVRTCPVPVLTVRQLEEGTTDSLLSDEAA from the coding sequence ATGTTCGACACCATCGTCATCGCCACCGACGGCTCGGCGAGCGTCCGCCGGGCGGTCAGCGTCGCCGTCGACCTCGCAGAGCGGTTCGACGCGTCGGTCCACGCGCTGTACGTCATCGACGCCGGCGACGTGGAGACCGCGCCGGATCGACTCCGCGACGAGATGCGTGACGCGCTCACCGAACGCGGCGAGGAGGCGCTCGCCGAGGTCGAGGCCGCGACCGACCGCGAGGTGACCGTCGCGGTGCGAGAGGGCCGCCCCGCGGCCGAGATTTCGAACTACGCCCGCGAGGTGGACGCCGACGCCGTCGCCATGGGCACCCGCGGCCGACACGGCGAGAACCGCTTTCTCATCGGGAGCGTCGCCGAGCGCGTCGTCCGGACCTGTCCGGTGCCCGTGCTGACGGTCCGCCAGTTGGAAGAGGGGACGACGGACTCTCTACTGAGCGACGAAGCCGCCTGA
- a CDS encoding DHH family phosphoesterase, protein MEDELIDSSQLSLPRKSVLPGAGFFYPDSFDEERAEERAREKLEDASVAVVTDTDADGLGCVALLREAYDAALDVADFEERIEEKLADDEDDEEEDDSAVAEEDEEARPKSPVALMGSSPYSLEDDLQRVADYAPEGVEVYVCDLCPDKFEYVEEELAALVETAGEIHWYDHHQWKPEVAEAVREAGVDLVVGESDEECSTDVTLRELDYEFDERFSELAAVTRDHDLWLNEDERSQDLADYAYWTSKEEYVAVVGAYGADLPPVVEEYIAHRRVEKENLIQAAVDRAELKTVGDWTVGVTYGRCSQNEVADALREAGADAAVVVKPAGSASIRGSDDFERCHEVADLVNGGGHPKAAGCKPDIYDDMLDYAHHWTTQGATTKRVILRAFEQVADAVEKEEAEADDEAADDDEGVETER, encoded by the coding sequence ATGGAAGACGAGCTCATCGACAGTTCTCAGCTCTCGCTCCCCCGTAAGTCCGTGCTCCCCGGAGCCGGATTCTTCTACCCCGACTCGTTCGACGAAGAACGCGCCGAAGAACGCGCCAGAGAGAAACTCGAAGACGCGTCGGTTGCGGTCGTCACCGACACCGACGCCGACGGCCTCGGCTGCGTCGCCCTCCTCCGAGAGGCGTACGACGCCGCCCTCGACGTGGCCGACTTCGAAGAACGCATCGAGGAGAAACTCGCAGACGACGAGGACGACGAGGAGGAAGACGACTCCGCCGTCGCCGAGGAAGACGAAGAAGCGCGCCCGAAATCGCCGGTCGCGCTGATGGGGTCGAGTCCGTACTCGCTCGAAGACGACCTCCAGCGCGTCGCCGACTACGCCCCCGAGGGCGTCGAGGTGTACGTCTGTGACCTCTGTCCGGACAAGTTCGAGTACGTTGAGGAGGAACTCGCCGCGCTCGTCGAGACGGCGGGCGAGATTCACTGGTACGACCACCACCAGTGGAAGCCGGAGGTCGCCGAGGCGGTCCGCGAGGCCGGCGTCGACCTCGTCGTTGGCGAGTCCGACGAAGAGTGTTCGACCGACGTGACGCTCCGCGAACTCGACTACGAGTTCGACGAGCGGTTTTCGGAACTCGCGGCCGTCACCCGCGACCACGACCTCTGGCTGAACGAAGACGAGCGGAGTCAGGACCTCGCGGACTACGCCTACTGGACCTCGAAAGAGGAGTACGTCGCCGTCGTCGGCGCGTACGGCGCGGACCTCCCGCCGGTCGTCGAGGAGTACATCGCCCACCGCCGCGTCGAAAAGGAGAACCTCATCCAAGCCGCCGTCGACCGCGCCGAACTGAAGACCGTCGGCGACTGGACGGTCGGCGTCACCTACGGCCGGTGTTCGCAGAACGAGGTCGCCGACGCCCTCCGCGAGGCGGGCGCAGATGCGGCGGTCGTCGTCAAGCCCGCCGGGAGCGCCAGCATCCGCGGCTCCGACGACTTCGAGCGCTGTCACGAGGTCGCGGACCTCGTCAACGGCGGCGGCCACCCGAAGGCCGCCGGCTGTAAGCCCGATATCTACGACGACATGCTCGACTACGCCCACCACTGGACGACGCAGGGCGCGACGACGAAGCGCGTCATCCTCCGCGCGTTCGAGCAGGTCGCCGACGCGGTCGAGAAAGAAGAAGCAGAAGCCGACGACGAGGCGGCCGACGACGACGAAGGCGTCGAGACCGAGCGGTAA
- a CDS encoding DUF5807 family protein gives MSKVTEYLAGQRLDDVALYLTHEYLDSQGKLPNMGVEVDNGYVLVVPGDDGRRAFAAGTGMDAMEFAQTAMGNDGDIDDDLSGGTCPEAATEENHEVKFIFSFAEEQNEEVGGIYEEGDVVHAYAKCTCGTTYSDRWVVDDA, from the coding sequence ATGAGCAAGGTAACGGAGTACCTCGCAGGCCAGCGCCTCGACGACGTGGCGCTCTATCTCACCCACGAGTACCTCGACAGCCAGGGCAAACTCCCGAACATGGGCGTCGAAGTCGACAACGGCTACGTCCTCGTCGTCCCCGGTGACGACGGCCGCCGCGCCTTCGCGGCCGGCACGGGTATGGACGCCATGGAGTTCGCCCAGACCGCCATGGGCAACGACGGCGACATCGACGACGACCTGAGCGGCGGCACCTGCCCCGAGGCGGCCACTGAAGAGAATCACGAGGTGAAGTTCATCTTCTCCTTCGCCGAGGAGCAAAACGAGGAGGTCGGCGGCATCTACGAGGAGGGAGACGTGGTCCACGCCTACGCCAAATGCACCTGCGGGACGACGTACTCCGACCGCTGGGTCGTCGACGACGCGTAA
- a CDS encoding 30S ribosomal protein S6e → MAEFMVVVADPDTGATYQVDVEGQDANRFLGRDLGDEVDGAAVGLDGFTLELTGGSDKAGRPMHPDVPGGALKEILAEDGIGYKPSRDGERKRVTVRGREVSGETVQINAKVVSGDGDVAAAFGEGDDEEADDE, encoded by the coding sequence ATGGCAGAATTCATGGTCGTCGTCGCCGACCCCGACACCGGTGCGACCTACCAAGTCGACGTCGAAGGACAGGACGCAAACCGATTCCTCGGCCGCGACCTCGGTGACGAGGTCGACGGCGCGGCCGTCGGTCTCGACGGCTTCACGCTCGAACTGACGGGCGGTTCGGACAAGGCCGGCCGACCGATGCACCCCGACGTCCCCGGCGGCGCGCTCAAGGAAATCCTCGCCGAAGACGGCATCGGCTACAAGCCGTCCCGCGACGGCGAGCGCAAGCGCGTCACCGTCCGCGGCCGCGAGGTCTCCGGCGAGACCGTCCAGATCAACGCGAAGGTCGTCTCCGGTGATGGCGACGTCGCCGCCGCCTTCGGCGAGGGCGACGACGAAGAAGCGGACGACGAATAA
- a CDS encoding rubrerythrin-like domain-containing protein, whose translation MSKDIATREPADLVKAKSRALVGPEPTDLVERRPAELVERRTDALVERRTETLVEAEPTTLVKRSWYECTTCGYRSGHGVYEQVCPRCGGSLKNIGVAQE comes from the coding sequence ATGAGCAAGGATATCGCCACGCGTGAGCCTGCAGACCTCGTCAAAGCCAAATCCAGGGCGCTGGTCGGTCCCGAGCCGACAGACCTCGTCGAACGGCGTCCGGCGGAGTTGGTCGAGCGCCGGACCGACGCGCTCGTCGAACGCCGGACGGAGACGTTAGTCGAGGCGGAGCCGACGACACTCGTCAAGCGCTCGTGGTACGAGTGTACTACCTGCGGCTACCGCTCGGGACACGGCGTCTACGAGCAGGTGTGCCCGCGGTGCGGCGGGTCGCTGAAGAACATCGGCGTGGCCCAAGAGTGA
- a CDS encoding high-potential iron-sulfur protein: MARFVRTRRRFLELAGSGAVVGIAGCLGGGGGQQETETETTTTTEAMDDDHDEERPEGVSEEEFEHGPVPEAYRTALSQANERRDPDDLFTKEAVKFQEADDAVEAGLTEAGRDCGNCAEYIPDKNGDGFGACAKVEGYVDPADWCSLWESIEEAEAEEEGGGDGNETAYAV; the protein is encoded by the coding sequence ATGGCACGATTCGTCCGAACGAGGCGGCGGTTCCTCGAACTGGCGGGGAGTGGTGCGGTTGTGGGTATCGCTGGCTGTCTCGGCGGCGGTGGGGGCCAACAGGAGACGGAGACGGAGACGACAACGACGACCGAAGCGATGGACGACGACCACGACGAGGAGCGTCCAGAAGGTGTCTCCGAGGAGGAGTTCGAACACGGTCCAGTTCCGGAGGCGTACCGGACCGCGCTCTCGCAGGCGAACGAGCGGCGGGACCCCGACGACCTGTTCACGAAGGAGGCGGTCAAGTTCCAAGAGGCGGACGACGCCGTCGAGGCGGGCCTTACCGAGGCCGGACGAGACTGCGGCAACTGCGCCGAGTACATCCCCGACAAGAACGGCGACGGCTTCGGAGCCTGCGCGAAAGTCGAGGGCTACGTCGACCCCGCTGACTGGTGTTCGCTCTGGGAGTCTATCGAGGAGGCCGAGGCCGAAGAAGAAGGGGGCGGAGACGGAAATGAGACTGCGTACGCCGTCTGA
- a CDS encoding aminopeptidase, whose translation MDERIHEHAAVLVDWSARIEAGDDVVVSVGEGAHDLAVAVADALGERGASVVTTYASEEVQRAYLRAHDGDFDLPEHELALYEAADSVLFLGGTRNTAATADVPTETRQAYGRATSEVKEARMDTDWVSTVHPTRAAAQQAGMSFEEYADFVYDAILRDWSELADEMANMKDVLDAGSEVRIVKADTDLTMSIEGRTAVNSAASVAYDSHNLPSGEVFTAPVEDAVEGEVFFDVPMTLEGQRVENVHLTFEAGEVVDFSAGTGEDALAGILDTDEGARRLGELGIGMNRGIDRFTDSILFDEKMGDTIHLAVGRAYGACLPEGEDGNQSAVHVDMITDMSEDSRIEVDGEVVQRNGTFRWEDGF comes from the coding sequence ATGGACGAACGCATCCACGAGCACGCCGCGGTGCTCGTCGACTGGAGCGCGCGAATCGAGGCCGGCGACGACGTGGTCGTCTCGGTCGGCGAGGGGGCTCACGACCTCGCGGTCGCCGTCGCCGACGCCCTCGGCGAGCGCGGCGCGAGCGTCGTCACGACCTACGCCTCCGAGGAGGTCCAGCGGGCGTACCTCCGCGCGCACGACGGCGACTTCGACCTCCCCGAGCACGAACTCGCCCTCTACGAGGCCGCCGACTCGGTGCTCTTCCTCGGTGGCACCCGCAACACGGCGGCGACCGCCGACGTGCCGACCGAGACGCGGCAGGCCTACGGCCGCGCCACGAGCGAGGTTAAAGAGGCGCGCATGGACACCGACTGGGTCTCGACGGTCCATCCCACCCGCGCGGCGGCCCAGCAGGCCGGTATGTCGTTCGAGGAGTACGCCGACTTCGTCTACGACGCGATTCTCCGCGACTGGTCGGAACTCGCCGACGAGATGGCGAACATGAAAGACGTGCTCGACGCCGGGTCGGAGGTCCGCATCGTCAAGGCGGACACCGACCTCACGATGTCCATCGAGGGCCGGACCGCGGTCAACTCCGCGGCCTCCGTCGCCTACGACTCTCACAACCTCCCGTCGGGCGAGGTGTTCACCGCGCCCGTCGAGGACGCCGTCGAGGGCGAGGTGTTCTTCGACGTGCCGATGACGCTGGAGGGCCAGCGCGTCGAGAACGTCCACCTGACGTTCGAGGCCGGCGAAGTGGTCGACTTCTCCGCGGGCACGGGTGAGGACGCGCTGGCCGGTATCCTCGACACCGACGAGGGCGCGCGCCGCCTCGGCGAACTCGGCATCGGCATGAACCGCGGCATCGACCGCTTTACCGACAGCATCCTCTTCGACGAGAAGATGGGCGACACCATCCACCTCGCGGTCGGGCGGGCGTACGGCGCGTGTCTCCCCGAGGGCGAAGACGGCAACCAGTCCGCGGTCCACGTGGACATGATAACCGACATGAGCGAGGATTCGCGCATCGAGGTCGATGGCGAGGTCGTCCAGCGGAACGGTACGTTCCGGTGGGAAGACGGGTTCTAA
- a CDS encoding RimK family alpha-L-glutamate ligase — MTSIALATSEDHPGLVDDDASFLAALRERDVAAEPVVWSDESVDWDGFDAVVVRSIWDYYRHPAAYAAWVDRLSDADCAVWNPTTTLDWNSHKFYLRDLADAGVSTLPTEYVERGGDVSLEAVFETRGWDGLVVKPAVSAGAFETRQLSRAEAADAQQWVDDLVAEKDVLVQEFAPDIEDGEWSLVFFGDEFSHAVVKRPEPGDYRVQEKHGGSVHVEEPSETLLDNARRVVDAVSAHLGGDPPLYARVDGVERGDGFLLLEVELIEPELFFRTDDAAGDRLAEALLARL; from the coding sequence GTGACTTCCATCGCACTCGCCACCTCCGAGGACCACCCGGGACTCGTCGACGACGACGCCTCGTTCCTCGCTGCGCTCCGGGAGCGTGACGTGGCGGCGGAGCCGGTCGTCTGGTCCGACGAGTCGGTCGACTGGGACGGCTTCGACGCCGTGGTCGTCCGGTCGATTTGGGATTACTACCGCCACCCGGCGGCGTACGCCGCGTGGGTCGACCGCCTGTCAGACGCCGACTGCGCGGTGTGGAACCCGACGACGACGCTCGACTGGAACAGCCACAAGTTCTACTTGCGGGACCTCGCCGACGCCGGCGTCTCGACCCTGCCGACGGAGTACGTCGAACGCGGCGGCGACGTGTCCCTCGAAGCCGTCTTCGAGACGCGAGGGTGGGACGGACTCGTCGTCAAGCCCGCCGTGAGCGCGGGCGCATTCGAGACGAGACAGCTGAGCCGCGCGGAGGCCGCCGACGCCCAGCAATGGGTGGACGACCTCGTCGCGGAGAAAGACGTGCTGGTTCAGGAGTTCGCGCCGGACATCGAAGACGGCGAGTGGTCGCTCGTCTTCTTCGGCGACGAGTTCAGCCACGCGGTGGTCAAGCGCCCCGAACCCGGCGACTACCGCGTCCAAGAGAAACACGGCGGAAGCGTCCACGTCGAGGAGCCGAGCGAGACGCTGCTCGACAACGCCCGGCGCGTCGTCGACGCCGTCTCGGCCCACCTCGGTGGCGACCCGCCGCTGTACGCCCGCGTCGACGGCGTGGAGCGCGGCGACGGCTTCCTCCTCCTCGAAGTCGAACTCATCGAACCCGAACTGTTCTTCCGGACCGACGACGCCGCCGGCGACCGATTGGCCGAGGCGCTGTTGGCGCGGCTCTGA
- the gnd gene encoding phosphogluconate dehydrogenase (NAD(+)-dependent, decarboxylating) — protein MQLGVIGLGRMGRIVVDRVLDAGHEVVAFDLSAEAVAAAADAGAEPADSVADLADRLGDDKRIWLMVPAGDAVDATLDDLDPHLDGDDVVVDGGNSHFEESVRRAEACSAAYLDCGTSGGPAGADLGFSLMVGGPQWAYDELTPVFDAVATGPAGHGHMGESGSGHYVKMVHNGVEYALMQAYGEGFELLAEGRYDLDLESVANTWNNGAVIRSWLLELCEEAFREEGSDLGDVDDHVAGGSTGTWTVQEALEQEVPVPLIYQSLAERFGSRADDRFSRRLANRLRYGFGRHEVARKDD, from the coding sequence ATGCAACTAGGCGTCATCGGCCTCGGCCGGATGGGGCGCATCGTAGTCGACCGAGTGCTCGATGCCGGGCACGAGGTCGTGGCCTTCGACCTCTCGGCGGAAGCCGTCGCGGCGGCCGCCGACGCGGGTGCTGAACCCGCGGACAGCGTCGCCGACCTCGCCGACCGGCTCGGCGACGACAAGCGAATCTGGCTCATGGTCCCCGCGGGCGACGCAGTGGACGCGACCCTCGACGACCTCGACCCGCATCTCGACGGGGACGACGTGGTCGTCGACGGCGGCAACTCCCACTTCGAGGAGTCCGTGCGGCGCGCCGAGGCGTGCTCGGCGGCCTACCTCGACTGCGGCACCTCCGGCGGCCCCGCCGGTGCCGACCTCGGCTTCTCGCTCATGGTCGGTGGCCCGCAGTGGGCCTACGACGAGCTGACTCCCGTCTTCGACGCCGTGGCGACCGGCCCCGCCGGCCACGGCCACATGGGCGAGTCCGGCTCCGGCCACTACGTGAAGATGGTCCACAACGGCGTCGAGTACGCGCTGATGCAGGCGTACGGCGAGGGCTTCGAACTGCTCGCCGAGGGCCGCTACGACCTCGACCTCGAATCGGTCGCCAACACGTGGAACAACGGCGCGGTCATCCGCTCGTGGCTCCTCGAACTCTGCGAGGAGGCGTTCCGCGAGGAGGGAAGCGACCTCGGCGACGTGGACGACCACGTCGCGGGCGGCTCGACGGGCACGTGGACGGTTCAGGAGGCCCTCGAACAGGAAGTCCCCGTCCCACTCATCTACCAGTCGCTCGCCGAGCGGTTCGGCTCCCGTGCCGACGACCGCTTCTCCCGCCGCCTCGCCAACCGGCTCCGGTACGGCTTCGGCCGTCACGAGGTCGCGCGGAAGGACGACTGA
- a CDS encoding 2Fe-2S iron-sulfur cluster-binding protein: MAVISLVGVGAGLVLVLLAVALHYSKGTGWEPTADITQEVLERRAATVAETDFPEPMNRSIGGGGGVAAVAGGEEGAELEGEEAEEEPSPADMPEDEVEYFEVEFVKQGETIELASNETVLDQGEDAGMDLPYACRQGSCVSCAAKITDGPAEEYITHHTQETLSGEEMDNGYTLTCVAYPKADFAIETGEAP; encoded by the coding sequence ATGGCAGTCATCAGTCTGGTGGGTGTCGGGGCCGGATTGGTCCTGGTACTCCTCGCCGTCGCCCTGCACTATTCGAAGGGCACCGGCTGGGAGCCGACCGCCGACATCACACAGGAAGTCCTCGAACGCCGCGCGGCGACCGTCGCAGAGACCGACTTCCCCGAGCCGATGAACCGTTCCATCGGCGGGGGCGGCGGCGTCGCCGCGGTCGCGGGCGGCGAAGAGGGCGCCGAACTCGAAGGCGAGGAGGCGGAAGAAGAGCCGAGCCCCGCCGACATGCCCGAAGACGAAGTCGAATACTTCGAAGTCGAGTTCGTCAAGCAGGGCGAGACCATCGAACTGGCGAGCAACGAGACCGTGCTCGACCAGGGCGAAGACGCCGGGATGGACCTCCCGTACGCGTGTCGGCAGGGTTCGTGTGTCTCCTGTGCCGCGAAGATTACCGACGGCCCGGCCGAGGAGTACATCACGCACCACACGCAGGAGACCCTCTCCGGCGAGGAGATGGACAACGGCTACACGCTGACCTGCGTCGCCTACCCGAAGGCCGACTTCGCCATCGAGACCGGCGAAGCGCCGTAA
- a CDS encoding MATE family efflux transporter — protein sequence MSLPEGGSLTEGDLKRPMFELAWPIIVTELLQVAYNLADTVWLGRLSTDAVAAISLAFPLIFLLISVGGGFTVAGSTLVAQYTGAKSEGSAGTVAGQTLTFITVIAVVVGIIGFFATDAMLGVLPSSEATAGQVIPLAGDYMRVFFLGLPFLFGFFVFSALMRGYGNTRAPMVVMFISVVINIVIDPVFIFGFDANPLFSMLGLEGLQASLFTATGFDGFKVAGAAYATVLSRAVATIIGIYVIFGTSAGPDVQLADFRPQFEYIKQIVDIGVPSAIEQSATALGFITLTAMVVTFKPEVVAAFGLGNRLTSLVFLPALGLGRATNTIVGQNLGAQKPERAESAVWLAAKVGASVMLVTGVLAYIFAEPIVAFFLQTGTASAAQTIDLGVEYIRIRAFEFGFIGVLQVVLGAYRGAGNTKTALGFSLFALWLGRVPIVYLLSFQFGFAETGIWLGMAVGQILGAIAATAWFTRGTWKHSVVDADATGT from the coding sequence GTGTCCCTCCCCGAAGGAGGTTCCCTCACCGAAGGCGACCTCAAACGGCCGATGTTCGAACTGGCGTGGCCCATTATCGTCACCGAACTCCTCCAAGTGGCGTACAACCTCGCCGACACCGTCTGGCTCGGTCGGCTCTCGACCGACGCCGTCGCCGCCATCAGCCTCGCGTTTCCCCTCATCTTCCTGCTCATCTCCGTCGGCGGCGGCTTCACTGTCGCCGGGAGCACGCTCGTCGCCCAGTACACCGGCGCGAAAAGCGAGGGCTCGGCCGGGACCGTCGCCGGACAGACGCTCACGTTCATCACCGTCATCGCCGTCGTCGTCGGCATCATCGGCTTTTTCGCCACCGACGCGATGCTCGGCGTCCTCCCGAGTTCGGAGGCGACCGCCGGACAGGTCATCCCCCTCGCCGGCGACTACATGCGCGTGTTCTTCCTCGGCCTGCCGTTCCTCTTCGGCTTTTTCGTCTTCTCCGCGCTCATGCGCGGCTACGGCAACACCCGTGCCCCGATGGTCGTGATGTTCATCAGCGTCGTCATCAACATCGTCATCGACCCCGTGTTCATCTTCGGCTTCGACGCCAACCCGCTGTTTTCGATGCTCGGATTAGAGGGCCTTCAGGCGAGCCTCTTCACCGCCACGGGCTTCGACGGCTTCAAAGTCGCCGGCGCGGCGTACGCGACAGTTCTCTCGCGCGCCGTCGCCACCATCATCGGCATCTACGTCATCTTCGGGACGAGCGCCGGCCCCGACGTACAGCTCGCCGACTTCCGCCCGCAGTTCGAGTACATCAAGCAAATCGTCGATATCGGCGTTCCGAGCGCCATTGAGCAGTCCGCCACCGCCCTCGGCTTCATCACTCTCACCGCGATGGTCGTCACGTTCAAGCCCGAAGTTGTCGCGGCGTTCGGTCTCGGTAACCGCCTCACGTCGCTGGTGTTCCTCCCGGCGCTCGGCCTCGGACGGGCGACGAACACCATCGTCGGCCAGAACCTCGGCGCACAAAAACCGGAGCGCGCCGAGAGCGCCGTCTGGCTCGCCGCCAAGGTCGGTGCGAGCGTCATGCTCGTCACCGGCGTCCTCGCCTACATCTTCGCCGAACCCATCGTCGCGTTCTTCCTCCAGACCGGGACAGCCTCGGCCGCCCAGACCATCGACCTCGGCGTCGAGTACATCCGCATCCGGGCGTTCGAGTTCGGCTTCATCGGCGTCCTCCAGGTCGTCCTCGGGGCGTACCGCGGCGCGGGGAACACGAAGACTGCCCTCGGGTTCTCGCTGTTCGCGCTCTGGCTGGGCCGCGTGCCCATCGTCTACCTGCTTTCGTTCCAGTTCGGGTTCGCCGAGACGGGCATCTGGCTCGGGATGGCCGTCGGACAGATTCTCGGCGCGATTGCGGCCACGGCGTGGTTCACCCGCGGGACGTGGAAACACAGCGTCGTCGACGCCGACGCGACTGGAACGTAA